A section of the Rhizobium sp. Pop5 genome encodes:
- a CDS encoding Maf-like protein, protein MALKYKLILASGSPRRVDLLNQAGIEPSRLMPMDIDETPKKSEHPRSLARRLSAEKAEAALAAIKGDITWKGSYILSADTVVAVGRRILGKAEFADEALSSLHLLSGRNHLVYTGVCLVTPDRKIRQKIVETKVRFKRLSGFEIENYLASGQWRGKAGAYGIQGLAGTFVQKMVGSYTNVVGLPLYETILLLTGEGFDVHSRWAEG, encoded by the coding sequence ATGGCGCTGAAATACAAGCTCATTCTGGCCTCGGGCTCGCCCCGTCGCGTCGACCTGCTCAACCAGGCCGGCATCGAGCCTTCACGCCTGATGCCGATGGATATCGACGAGACGCCGAAGAAGTCGGAGCATCCGCGCTCGCTCGCCCGACGGCTTTCTGCCGAGAAGGCCGAGGCCGCCCTTGCCGCGATCAAGGGCGATATCACCTGGAAGGGCAGCTATATTCTCTCGGCCGACACCGTGGTGGCGGTCGGCCGGCGCATTCTCGGCAAGGCGGAATTCGCCGATGAGGCCTTGAGTTCGCTGCATCTCCTGTCGGGACGCAACCATCTGGTCTACACCGGCGTTTGCCTGGTGACGCCGGATCGCAAGATTCGCCAGAAGATCGTCGAGACCAAAGTGCGCTTCAAGCGGCTCTCCGGCTTCGAGATCGAGAACTACCTGGCCTCCGGCCAGTGGCGCGGCAAGGCAGGCGCCTATGGCATCCAGGGTCTCGCCGGCACTTTCGTGCAGAAGATGGTGGGTTCCTACACCAATGTCGTCGGCCTGCCGCTTTATGAAACCATTCTCCTTCTGACCGGCGAAGGCTTCGATGTGCATAGCCGGTGGGCCGAGGGCTGA
- the yacG gene encoding DNA gyrase inhibitor YacG, whose translation MPEDKKAAAKVEPLRKTRPCPECGKPSSREHYPFCSNRCREVDLSRWLTGSYAIPVADDETKADFPDEEN comes from the coding sequence ATGCCTGAAGACAAGAAAGCAGCCGCCAAGGTCGAGCCGCTGCGCAAGACGCGCCCATGCCCCGAATGCGGCAAACCCTCCAGCCGGGAACACTACCCCTTCTGCTCCAATCGCTGCCGCGAGGTCGATCTCTCCCGCTGGCTGACCGGTTCCTACGCCATTCCCGTTGCCGACGACGAGACCAAGGCCGATTTTCCGGACGAAGAAAACTAG
- a CDS encoding UPF0262 family protein, producing the protein MAKGDFRLCDVVLDDTIGRSTPDVEHERAVAIFDLIEENSFEPLGHAGGPYRLSISLVDSKLVFGITTEEGGDVATHILSLTPFRRIVKDYFMICESYYEAIRSATPSRIEAIDMGRRGIHNEGSQTLKDRLAGKIEIDFDTARRLFTLVCVLHWRG; encoded by the coding sequence ATGGCGAAGGGCGATTTCCGGCTTTGCGACGTCGTTCTCGACGATACGATCGGCCGTTCGACGCCCGATGTCGAGCACGAACGCGCCGTCGCCATCTTCGATCTGATCGAGGAAAACAGCTTCGAGCCGCTCGGCCATGCCGGCGGACCTTACCGGCTGAGCATCTCGCTGGTCGATTCGAAGCTGGTTTTCGGTATCACCACGGAGGAGGGGGGCGATGTCGCCACCCATATCCTGTCGCTCACGCCCTTCCGGCGGATCGTGAAAGACTATTTCATGATCTGCGAGAGCTATTACGAAGCGATCCGTTCGGCGACGCCGAGCCGCATCGAGGCGATTGATATGGGCCGGCGCGGCATCCACAATGAAGGTTCGCAGACGCTGAAAGACCGGCTGGCCGGTAAGATCGAGATCGATTTCGACACCGCCCGGCGCCTTTTTACGCTGGTCTGCGTGCTCCACTGGCGCGGGTGA
- a CDS encoding DUF2948 family protein produces the protein MTDLKLVALDDEDLAIISAHMQDSVFKVGDIDWSPRDAQFALAVNRFVWESAARKRRGFERRRAALVFKRVLAVRSLGIDRGKRDEVLSLLAVRFEKKGEGPEGTIELSLSGTASIALDVECIEIQMADIGGAWAATSKPRHP, from the coding sequence ATGACCGATCTGAAGCTTGTTGCACTCGATGACGAGGATCTTGCGATCATTTCGGCGCATATGCAGGACAGCGTCTTCAAGGTCGGCGATATCGATTGGTCGCCGCGCGACGCTCAGTTCGCCCTTGCCGTCAATCGTTTCGTCTGGGAAAGTGCCGCGCGCAAGCGCAGAGGTTTCGAGCGTCGCCGTGCGGCCCTTGTCTTCAAGCGTGTGCTTGCCGTCCGCTCGCTCGGTATCGACCGCGGCAAGCGCGACGAGGTTCTGTCGCTGCTGGCCGTGCGTTTCGAGAAGAAGGGCGAGGGGCCGGAGGGGACGATCGAGCTGTCGCTGTCGGGCACAGCCTCGATTGCGCTCGATGTCGAGTGCATCGAGATCCAGATGGCTGATATCGGCGGCGCCTGGGCGGCGACATCAAAGCCTCGCCATCCCTGA
- the murA gene encoding UDP-N-acetylglucosamine 1-carboxyvinyltransferase has protein sequence MDRIRIVGGNELNGIIPISGAKNAALPLMIASLLTSDTLTLENVPHLADVELLMRILGNHGVDVAVNGRRERQEDSYARTIHFTCRTIVDTTASYELVSKMRASFWVIGPLLAREGHCRVSLPGGCAIGTRPVDLFIEGLTALGATMEIDAGYINAKAPDGGLIGARYTFPKVSVGATHVLMMAATLARGTTVIGNAAREPEVVDLANCLNAMGAKITGAGTATITIEGVTSLSGARHRVLPDRIETGTYAMAVAMAGGDVVLENTDVALLDTALETLRRAGADISATNNGMRVRRNGAGIKPVDIVTDPFPGFPTDLQAQFMALMTRSSGISHVTETIFENRFMHVQELARLGARISLSGQTAKIEGVERLRGAPVMATDLRASVSLVIAGLAAEGETTVSRVYHLDRGFERLEEKLTRCGAVVERISE, from the coding sequence ATGGATCGTATCAGAATTGTCGGCGGTAATGAGCTGAATGGCATCATTCCGATTTCCGGCGCCAAGAATGCCGCACTGCCGCTGATGATCGCCTCGCTTCTGACCAGCGATACGCTGACGCTCGAAAACGTCCCGCATCTGGCTGATGTCGAGCTCCTGATGCGCATCCTCGGCAATCACGGCGTCGACGTTGCCGTCAACGGCCGCCGTGAACGCCAGGAAGATTCCTATGCGCGCACGATCCATTTCACCTGCCGCACCATCGTCGATACGACTGCTTCTTATGAGCTGGTCTCGAAGATGCGCGCCTCCTTCTGGGTCATCGGCCCGCTTCTGGCGCGCGAGGGCCATTGCCGCGTATCGCTGCCGGGCGGCTGCGCCATCGGCACGCGTCCGGTCGATCTCTTCATCGAGGGCCTGACCGCGCTCGGCGCGACGATGGAAATTGATGCAGGTTACATCAATGCCAAGGCGCCTGACGGCGGCCTGATCGGCGCACGCTACACCTTCCCGAAGGTGTCCGTCGGCGCGACCCACGTGCTGATGATGGCCGCGACCCTTGCCCGCGGCACGACTGTTATCGGCAATGCCGCCCGCGAGCCCGAAGTCGTCGATCTCGCCAACTGCCTGAACGCCATGGGCGCCAAGATCACCGGCGCCGGCACGGCGACCATCACCATCGAAGGCGTCACCTCGCTCTCCGGCGCCCGTCACCGCGTCCTGCCGGATCGTATCGAGACCGGCACCTACGCCATGGCGGTCGCCATGGCCGGCGGCGACGTCGTGCTCGAAAATACCGATGTGGCGCTGCTCGACACAGCATTGGAAACACTTCGCCGCGCCGGCGCCGACATTTCCGCCACCAACAACGGCATGCGCGTCAGGCGCAATGGCGCCGGCATCAAGCCGGTCGATATCGTCACCGATCCCTTCCCCGGTTTCCCGACTGACCTGCAGGCGCAGTTCATGGCGCTGATGACCCGCTCTTCCGGCATTTCGCATGTCACCGAGACCATCTTCGAAAACCGTTTCATGCACGTGCAGGAGCTGGCCCGCCTTGGCGCCAGGATCTCGCTCTCCGGCCAGACGGCGAAGATCGAGGGTGTCGAGCGCCTGCGCGGCGCACCCGTCATGGCGACCGATCTGCGCGCCTCCGTTTCGCTCGTCATCGCCGGCCTTGCGGCCGAGGGCGAAACCACGGTCTCCCGCGTTTACCACCTCGACCGCGGTTTCGAGCGGCTCGAGGAAAAGCTGACCCGTTGCGGTGCGGTCGTCGAGCGCATCAGCGAGTAA
- a CDS encoding low molecular weight phosphatase family protein, translated as MELAVDVEDGKRPGAILFMCGLNAIRSPMAEAIARSILPANTYIRSAGVRAGERDPFVDVVLEEIGLSLGRRQPQTLDDLEDDYFDLIITLSPQAHHAALELTRSNAVDVVYWPTMDPTVVSGTREQILESYREVRNHLIGLIESRLLKRKGIAAQSA; from the coding sequence ATGGAGCTCGCCGTCGATGTCGAGGATGGAAAAAGGCCGGGAGCCATTCTCTTCATGTGTGGGCTGAATGCCATCCGCTCACCGATGGCCGAAGCGATCGCCCGTAGCATTCTGCCGGCCAATACCTATATACGCTCCGCCGGCGTTCGCGCCGGCGAGCGCGATCCCTTCGTGGATGTCGTGCTCGAGGAGATAGGACTTTCCCTCGGGCGACGCCAGCCGCAGACGCTGGACGATCTCGAGGATGATTATTTCGACTTGATCATCACGCTTTCGCCGCAGGCCCACCATGCAGCACTCGAGCTGACCCGGTCGAATGCGGTCGATGTCGTCTATTGGCCGACGATGGATCCGACCGTCGTCAGCGGAACGCGCGAGCAGATTCTGGAGAGCTACCGCGAGGTCCGCAATCACCTGATTGGCCTCATCGAAAGCCGGCTACTCAAAAGGAAAGGCATCGCCGCGCAATCGGCGTGA
- the hisD gene encoding histidinol dehydrogenase, translating to MAIWLDQASEGFEQHFAAFLTTKREVSEDVNSVVRAIINDVRARGDAALAEYSLKFDGIDFATVPMRVTPEEIDAAVEAVPAEVLGALKLAALRIESHHRRQMPKDDIYEDAMGVGLGSRWTAIEAVGLYVPGGTASYPSSVLMNAVPAKVAGVERIVIAVPATGGAVNPAVLAAARLVGVTEIYRVGGAQAIAALAYGTETIAPVAKITGPGNAYVAAAKRHVFGTVGIDMIAGPSEVLVIADKDNNPDWIAADLLAQAEHDVSAQAILITDDAAFGKAVEQAVERQLKTLNRAETAAASWRDFGAVILVSDLKQAIPLANRIAAEHLELAVADPDRLLDGIRNAGAIFIGAHTPEVIGDYVGGSNHVLPTARSARFSSGLSVLDFVKRTSILRLGPQQLRSLGPAAIALAVSEGLDAHARSVAIRLNLER from the coding sequence TTGGCAATCTGGTTGGATCAGGCATCGGAAGGTTTCGAGCAGCATTTCGCAGCCTTTCTGACGACGAAGCGCGAAGTCTCCGAGGACGTGAACTCGGTCGTTCGCGCCATCATCAATGACGTCAGAGCCCGTGGCGATGCGGCGCTGGCCGAATATTCGCTGAAATTCGACGGCATTGATTTCGCAACCGTGCCGATGCGCGTCACGCCTGAGGAGATCGACGCCGCCGTCGAGGCGGTGCCTGCGGAAGTGCTGGGCGCATTGAAGCTCGCGGCACTCCGCATCGAGTCCCACCATCGCCGGCAAATGCCGAAGGACGATATCTACGAGGACGCCATGGGCGTCGGCCTCGGCTCGCGCTGGACGGCGATCGAGGCAGTCGGCCTCTACGTTCCGGGCGGCACCGCGAGTTACCCGAGCTCTGTGTTGATGAATGCTGTTCCGGCCAAGGTCGCCGGCGTCGAACGCATCGTCATCGCCGTTCCCGCCACCGGCGGCGCGGTCAATCCGGCAGTGCTCGCTGCCGCCAGGCTCGTCGGCGTCACCGAGATCTATCGGGTCGGCGGCGCCCAGGCGATCGCCGCTCTCGCCTATGGCACCGAGACGATCGCGCCTGTCGCCAAGATCACCGGCCCCGGCAATGCGTATGTCGCCGCCGCCAAGCGCCATGTGTTCGGCACCGTCGGCATCGACATGATCGCCGGCCCCTCGGAGGTGCTCGTCATTGCGGACAAGGACAACAATCCCGATTGGATCGCCGCCGACCTTCTGGCGCAGGCCGAACACGATGTCAGCGCCCAGGCGATCCTGATCACCGACGATGCTGCATTCGGCAAGGCGGTGGAGCAGGCGGTCGAACGCCAGCTGAAGACGCTGAACCGCGCCGAGACGGCGGCGGCAAGCTGGCGCGATTTCGGCGCAGTCATCCTGGTTTCCGATCTGAAACAGGCCATTCCGCTCGCCAATCGCATCGCCGCCGAGCATCTCGAACTTGCCGTCGCCGATCCGGATCGTCTGCTCGACGGCATCCGCAATGCCGGCGCGATCTTCATCGGCGCCCATACGCCCGAGGTGATCGGCGATTATGTCGGCGGTTCGAACCATGTGCTGCCGACGGCGCGCTCGGCGCGCTTCTCGTCCGGCCTTTCCGTCCTGGATTTCGTGAAGCGCACCTCGATCCTGCGCCTCGGCCCGCAGCAATTGCGCAGCCTCGGACCGGCGGCGATCGCGCTCGCAGTTTCCGAAGGCCTGGATGCCCATGCGCGATCGGTCGCGATCCGCCTCAACCTCGAAAGGTGA
- the infA gene encoding translation initiation factor IF-1 encodes MPKEEVLEFPGIVTELLPNATFRVKLENEHEIIAHTAGRMRKNRIRVLAGDKVLVEMTPYDLTKGRITYRFK; translated from the coding sequence ATGCCGAAAGAAGAAGTCCTCGAATTCCCGGGAATCGTCACCGAACTTCTGCCGAATGCGACGTTCCGCGTGAAGCTTGAAAACGAGCATGAGATCATCGCTCATACCGCCGGCCGCATGCGCAAGAATCGCATCCGCGTTCTCGCCGGCGACAAGGTGCTTGTGGAAATGACGCCCTATGACCTGACCAAGGGCCGCATCACCTACCGTTTCAAGTAA
- a CDS encoding acyltransferase, producing MRHIKEYDGLRGLMALWVLVGHWAATIYIQFPWPANLGNAYAVDVFVILSGFAIATLVERKRETYGIYITRRVLRIFPVYWFYLAISIALAWVSVDMWTNAAGGEATSNRLQISIAALDNFWPNVISHVVALHGAVPRNMVPNGEYAFLGQAWSISLEWQFYLIAPLVIALGVRAASSFKAGLVLVLGLFVLSYISPRFPYSFIGRYSAFFAIGIATYFLVNVGIPFLTQRRIVIAPIAMLIVTALILLQLPSVLPVSIWIVATASVLVPSQFGLSAIAGLLRWKPVQALGQMSYSVYLSHMAVLVLAMLVLEKAGITSTYLHAALLLIITLAGTLIISIASYNFIEVPFQRLGRNLATRPQAAE from the coding sequence TTGCGCCACATCAAGGAATATGACGGCTTGCGAGGACTGATGGCCCTTTGGGTGCTTGTCGGACATTGGGCGGCGACGATCTATATTCAGTTTCCGTGGCCGGCAAACTTGGGAAATGCATACGCGGTAGATGTTTTCGTGATCCTGAGCGGATTTGCCATTGCAACGCTGGTCGAGCGGAAGCGAGAGACCTACGGAATTTATATCACTCGCCGAGTATTGCGGATATTTCCTGTCTATTGGTTCTATCTGGCTATCTCCATAGCCTTGGCGTGGGTCAGCGTCGACATGTGGACCAATGCCGCAGGCGGCGAGGCGACCTCCAATCGATTGCAGATCTCAATTGCCGCGCTTGACAATTTCTGGCCAAACGTCATCAGCCACGTCGTCGCCCTGCATGGCGCCGTCCCCAGAAACATGGTGCCGAATGGAGAGTATGCTTTTCTCGGGCAGGCATGGAGCATTTCGCTCGAATGGCAGTTTTATCTGATTGCGCCTTTGGTGATCGCCTTGGGCGTGCGCGCCGCAAGCAGTTTCAAAGCCGGCCTGGTCCTCGTTCTCGGGCTGTTTGTGCTTTCGTATATCAGCCCCCGGTTTCCGTATAGTTTCATCGGCCGATATTCCGCGTTCTTTGCCATCGGCATTGCGACATATTTCCTGGTGAATGTCGGCATCCCCTTCCTAACCCAGCGCAGGATCGTCATAGCGCCAATTGCGATGCTCATAGTCACGGCATTGATATTGCTTCAATTGCCGTCCGTACTGCCGGTTTCGATCTGGATCGTCGCTACCGCTTCCGTTCTGGTCCCAAGCCAGTTTGGCCTTTCCGCGATAGCCGGGCTCCTCAGATGGAAACCCGTTCAGGCTTTGGGGCAGATGTCCTATTCCGTTTACCTCTCGCACATGGCTGTGCTCGTCTTGGCAATGCTCGTTCTTGAAAAGGCCGGGATCACATCGACCTATCTTCATGCTGCCCTGTTGTTGATCATCACGTTGGCCGGCACCCTCATCATATCGATCGCCTCCTATAACTTCATCGAAGTCCCATTTCAGCGGCTGGGCCGAAATCTCGCGACGCGGCCCCAAGCAGCTGAATGA
- a CDS encoding DUF982 domain-containing protein — protein sequence MATERWNSPVTVGFEGADARTVNGPFDALKCLADLWPSSRGLRYIKARSTCRAALDGRKSVEEARAEFLAAAEEAKLRLH from the coding sequence ATGGCAACTGAACGATGGAACAGCCCTGTCACGGTCGGTTTCGAAGGCGCCGATGCGCGAACGGTCAATGGGCCGTTCGATGCGCTGAAATGCCTGGCAGATCTCTGGCCGAGTTCGCGCGGGCTTCGTTACATCAAGGCCCGCAGTACCTGCCGGGCAGCGCTCGACGGGCGCAAGAGCGTGGAAGAGGCGAGAGCCGAATTCCTGGCGGCGGCCGAAGAGGCGAAGCTGAGGCTGCATTAG
- a CDS encoding ATP-dependent helicase, whose translation MYLEKLNPQQRMAVEHGTLTDGSHIAGPLLVIAGAGSGKTNTLAHRVAHLIVKGADPRRILLMTFSRRAAAEMARRVERICRDVLGTNAGVMADALSWSGTFHGIGARLLRDYAQQIGLDPDFTIHDREDSADLMNLIRHDLGFSKTESRFPAKGTCLAIYSRAVNSETALDLVLRDAFPWCAAWETQLRELFACYVEAKQSQNVLDYDDLLLYWAQMVGETVIAEDIGSRFDHVLVDEYQDTNRLQASILLALKPEGRGLTVVGDDAQSIYSFRAATVRNILDFPAAFSPAANIVTLDRNYRSTQPILAAANAVIDLASERFTKNLWTERQSSERPRLVTVRDEAEQARYVADKVLDNREEGLKLKQQAVLFRASHHSGPLEVELTRRNIPFVKFGGLKFLDSAHVKDMLAALRFAQNPRDRVAGFRLMQILPGVGPSTAQKALDLMAEDASPLSALAAMPAPPRSGEDWTAFVSMLQEMKAGKAGWPAEIGLAREWYAPHLERLHEDASTRQADLLQLEQIAGGYSSRERFLTELTLDPPDATSDQAGVPLLDEDYLILSTIHSAKGQEWTRVFMLNVVDGCIPNDLAVGTTAEIEEERRLLYVAMTRARDGLDLVVPQRFFTYGQNSQGDRHVYASRSRFIPATLLQFFEACSWPQAKSETAAQAQARQVRIDVGARMRGMWR comes from the coding sequence ATGTATCTCGAAAAGCTCAATCCCCAGCAGCGCATGGCCGTCGAGCACGGCACGCTCACCGACGGCAGCCATATTGCCGGGCCGCTGCTGGTCATTGCCGGGGCCGGCTCGGGCAAGACGAATACCTTAGCGCATCGGGTCGCCCATCTCATCGTCAAGGGCGCCGATCCGCGCCGCATCCTGCTGATGACCTTCTCACGCCGGGCGGCGGCCGAGATGGCGCGGCGTGTCGAGCGCATTTGCCGCGACGTTCTCGGTACCAATGCCGGCGTCATGGCGGACGCGCTTTCCTGGTCGGGCACCTTCCACGGCATCGGCGCGCGGCTGCTGCGTGATTATGCTCAACAAATCGGCCTCGATCCCGATTTCACCATTCATGACCGGGAAGACAGCGCCGACCTGATGAACCTCATCCGGCACGACCTCGGCTTCTCCAAGACGGAAAGCCGCTTTCCGGCCAAGGGCACCTGCCTTGCCATTTATTCCAGGGCGGTGAACTCCGAGACTGCGCTGGATCTCGTGCTGCGCGACGCCTTTCCCTGGTGCGCGGCCTGGGAGACACAGCTGCGCGAGCTTTTCGCGTGTTACGTCGAGGCGAAGCAGAGCCAGAACGTGCTCGATTATGACGATCTGCTGCTCTACTGGGCGCAGATGGTCGGCGAGACTGTCATTGCCGAGGATATCGGCAGCCGCTTCGATCACGTGCTCGTCGACGAATACCAGGACACCAACCGGCTGCAGGCCTCGATCCTGCTGGCGCTGAAGCCCGAAGGCCGGGGGCTGACCGTCGTCGGCGACGACGCGCAGTCGATCTACTCGTTCCGCGCCGCGACGGTGCGGAATATTCTCGACTTTCCCGCCGCCTTCAGCCCGGCAGCCAATATCGTCACGCTCGACCGCAATTATCGCTCGACGCAGCCGATCCTGGCGGCGGCCAATGCGGTTATCGATCTCGCCTCGGAGCGCTTCACCAAAAACCTCTGGACCGAGCGACAATCGTCCGAGCGGCCGCGCCTCGTCACGGTGCGGGACGAGGCCGAGCAGGCGCGCTATGTCGCCGACAAAGTGCTCGACAATCGCGAGGAAGGCCTCAAGCTCAAGCAGCAGGCCGTGCTCTTCCGCGCCTCGCATCACAGCGGGCCGCTGGAAGTGGAGCTGACCCGGCGCAACATTCCGTTCGTCAAATTCGGCGGACTGAAGTTTCTCGACAGCGCGCATGTGAAAGACATGCTGGCCGCTCTGCGTTTCGCGCAGAACCCGCGCGACCGGGTGGCGGGCTTCCGGCTGATGCAGATCCTGCCGGGCGTCGGGCCGTCGACGGCGCAGAAGGCGCTCGACCTGATGGCCGAGGATGCGAGCCCGCTTTCGGCTCTTGCCGCCATGCCGGCGCCGCCGCGCTCGGGCGAGGACTGGACCGCGTTCGTTTCGATGCTGCAGGAGATGAAGGCAGGCAAGGCAGGCTGGCCGGCGGAAATCGGCCTGGCGCGAGAATGGTACGCGCCGCATCTGGAACGGCTGCATGAGGATGCGTCGACACGGCAGGCCGATCTCTTACAGCTCGAGCAGATTGCCGGCGGGTATTCCTCGCGCGAGCGTTTCCTCACCGAACTCACCCTCGATCCGCCGGATGCCACGAGCGACCAGGCGGGTGTGCCGCTGCTCGACGAAGACTATCTCATTCTGTCGACCATCCACTCGGCCAAGGGCCAGGAGTGGACGCGGGTCTTCATGCTGAACGTCGTCGACGGCTGCATTCCAAATGATCTCGCCGTCGGCACCACCGCCGAGATCGAGGAGGAGCGCCGCCTGCTCTATGTGGCGATGACGCGCGCCAGGGACGGTCTCGACCTCGTCGTGCCACAGCGCTTCTTCACCTATGGCCAGAATTCGCAGGGCGATCGGCACGTCTATGCCTCACGAAGCCGCTTCATTCCCGCGACGCTCTTACAGTTCTTTGAGGCCTGCAGTTGGCCGCAGGCTAAGTCGGAGACCGCCGCTCAGGCGCAGGCCCGGCAGGTGCGCATCGATGTCGGCGCCCGCATGCGCGGTATGTGGCGATAG